From Verrucomicrobiota bacterium, the proteins below share one genomic window:
- a CDS encoding endonuclease/exonuclease/phosphatase family protein has product MYSLPMIASRRAPSMLALALLLASPPALRTAEIINVATYNLENYVDAAGSRPVKPAAAKAKIRESIRALRPDVLALQEIGSTNALLELREALKREGLDFPHWEHVAGFDTNIYVAVLSRFPIVARRPHSRESFLLHGRRFRVSRGFAEVDIQAVPKYAFTLITAHLKSRRPIAEADEAEMREQEALILREIIDARLRANPDANLVVLGDLNDVKDSRSTRIILGRGRNALIDTRPAERNGDNQPATVPGYAPRNITWTHFYGKEDTYSRIDYILLSRGMAREWNTNGTYVLALPNWGAASDHRPIVASFVAEER; this is encoded by the coding sequence ATGTATTCTCTCCCCATGATTGCCTCCAGACGCGCCCCGTCGATGCTCGCCCTGGCCCTGCTGCTGGCCTCCCCGCCCGCCCTGCGCACCGCTGAAATCATCAACGTGGCGACTTACAACCTGGAGAATTACGTGGACGCCGCCGGCTCGCGACCCGTGAAACCCGCCGCGGCCAAAGCGAAGATCCGGGAAAGCATTCGCGCACTGCGACCGGACGTGCTGGCGTTGCAGGAAATCGGTTCTACCAACGCGCTGCTGGAACTGCGCGAGGCTTTGAAGCGGGAGGGACTCGACTTCCCGCACTGGGAACACGTCGCCGGCTTCGACACGAACATTTACGTCGCGGTTCTGAGCCGGTTTCCCATTGTCGCCCGCCGGCCGCACAGCCGGGAAAGTTTTCTGCTCCACGGGCGGCGTTTCCGGGTTTCGCGCGGGTTCGCCGAGGTGGACATTCAAGCCGTGCCGAAGTACGCCTTCACACTGATCACGGCGCACCTCAAATCCAGACGTCCGATCGCCGAAGCGGATGAAGCCGAGATGCGCGAGCAAGAGGCGTTGATTTTGCGTGAAATCATCGACGCGCGGCTCCGCGCCAATCCAGACGCGAATCTGGTCGTGCTCGGCGATCTCAACGACGTGAAGGATTCTCGGTCCACGCGGATCATCCTGGGCCGCGGCCGCAACGCGTTGATCGACACGCGTCCCGCCGAACGCAACGGAGACAACCAGCCCGCGACCGTTCCCGGCTACGCTCCGCGCAACATCACCTGGACGCATTTCTACGGCAAGGAAGACACCTACAGCCGCATCGACTACATCTTGCTCAGCCGGGGCATGGCGCGAGAATGGAACACGAATGGAACTTACGTTCTGGCGCTGCCGAATTGGGGCGCCGCTTCGGACCATCGTCCCATCGTCGCAAGCTTCGTCGCAGAGGAACGCTGA